From Halobacteriovorax sp. GB3, a single genomic window includes:
- a CDS encoding aminotransferase class V-fold PLP-dependent enzyme produces the protein MFENFNVPNELTPSDPRFGCGPSLLPVEYVQSLLETGPHLLGTSHRKGPFKKIVKEIQEGLKSYFNVPEDYEVVIGNGGATFLFDMIGLGMVDKKITHYTCGEFSSKWFKSSKLIPWIEQKEINVDYGQGVVYEDHSDSDVVAVTLNETSTGVQLDSLPQVNDDQLLAVDATSGAGQVPCDVSKCDIFFFSPQKVFASEGGTFVAILSPKAIARSEKVQEQDRYIPEIMSWKLAIDNNRKHSTYNTPSISTLFFLNEQVKAMNVLGLDRVIELSREKADVLYNWAKEKDYLDLYVKDEKFRSLAVATIDVDDKYPAEDLCKRLADLKIAYGIDAYRKLGRNQFRIALFHNVKKDDLVKLTKIISLAIESN, from the coding sequence ATGTTTGAAAACTTTAATGTACCAAATGAATTAACTCCAAGTGATCCACGCTTTGGCTGTGGGCCATCACTTCTTCCTGTAGAATATGTTCAATCACTTTTAGAAACAGGACCTCATTTACTAGGAACGAGTCATAGAAAAGGGCCTTTCAAAAAAATCGTAAAAGAAATTCAAGAAGGACTTAAGAGTTATTTTAATGTTCCTGAGGATTATGAAGTTGTCATTGGAAATGGGGGAGCAACATTTCTCTTTGATATGATTGGTCTTGGAATGGTTGATAAGAAGATTACTCATTACACTTGTGGAGAGTTTTCTTCGAAATGGTTTAAGTCATCAAAACTCATTCCTTGGATTGAGCAAAAAGAAATTAACGTCGACTATGGACAGGGTGTTGTTTATGAAGATCATTCAGACTCTGATGTGGTAGCCGTTACTTTAAATGAAACATCAACTGGAGTACAACTTGATTCTCTTCCACAGGTAAATGATGACCAGCTTCTAGCCGTTGATGCTACTAGTGGTGCAGGGCAAGTTCCTTGTGATGTTTCTAAATGTGATATCTTCTTTTTCTCTCCTCAAAAGGTTTTTGCTAGTGAAGGTGGGACTTTTGTCGCGATTCTTTCTCCTAAAGCAATTGCTCGTAGTGAAAAAGTTCAAGAGCAAGATCGCTACATTCCAGAAATCATGAGCTGGAAGCTTGCTATTGATAACAACAGAAAGCATTCAACATATAATACGCCATCAATTAGCACATTGTTTTTTCTAAATGAGCAAGTTAAGGCCATGAATGTTTTAGGTCTTGATCGTGTTATTGAACTTTCTAGGGAAAAGGCCGATGTTCTATATAATTGGGCAAAGGAAAAAGACTACCTCGATCTCTATGTTAAAGATGAGAAGTTTCGCTCTCTTGCTGTAGCGACAATTGATGTTGATGATAAGTATCCTGCAGAGGATCTCTGTAAGAGGCTAGCTGATTTAAAGATTGCTTATGGTATTGATGCCTACAGAAAGCTTGGACGCAACCAATTTAGAATCGCTCTTTTTCATAACGTTAAAAAAGATGATCTTGTTAAACTTACAAAGATTATCAGCTTAGCGATCGAATCAAATTAA